The Anomaloglossus baeobatrachus isolate aAnoBae1 chromosome 5, aAnoBae1.hap1, whole genome shotgun sequence genome includes the window gcacccgtaccacacggatgtagtgtggatgcagtcccaatgacacgcgccggagaaagacacgtgtcattgtaaaattttaaaaaaacccACATACTCTCCTCCACCATACctacagtctctgccgcggctgtcacctgcatccgacccccagtgaatttgaacaacgcttcttttTCACTggaggccggaagcagcgtcagcggagcgtggcctgtgccggacactgtcattcagcaccacagacagctccggaagaatcaggtaaggcggggctttctgttctccgtgttattacatataacacacggagaacacacatgtcacAAATACGGCACACGGGTAGCAAACCACCCtttttaatacgtccgtgaaaaaactgttagttttttttcacgtgcgtgtgaagggagcctaaagggaatctgtcagcagcatcaaccctcctaagctgttTATATGGACATGCCGGTCATGGCAAGCTGAATACAATGACACATTGATGTCTGCGGAGTTAAAGGGGTCTTCtgagcaactgtcactatatgcgtggtcgtaaccatagTACTACAGCGCTGCACATGagataagcgacatagtgaatcaggagggcTATACTACTTTTCTGTttggaggtatgtgctaatattattattgcacctactacatattaggataggatcttggagatgggaataccccttttaaaccTGGTCTCACTACAAACATCTGCAGCTGTactgccccctcccccccacactggctgcctgtgagatggaagctgaacTGCGAGGACAATCGCTCTTGCACATATGTTTGTAATGAGGCCGTTCACTTCTGCTGTACTATTATCTCTGATCTGACTGCGGAGCTGTGTGATGAGCAGTGTCAGTCATTACATAATACAATGTCTTTCGGGGGCTGATGGCTTTGCATATGTTATTACTAGGATGAGTGATAACTTTTCTGGGGGTTCAACTGCCAGGATCCTTGCTGAATAGTGGATGTTGAGCGTGTTCACCTCTGCAGTCCCAATACAATGAATGTGGgcagagtaaggctgctttcacactacgtttttataacatgcgtcatgaacgttttttttttttttgctataaaagcgaatcctgtttttacaaagaaaaacgcacgcaaacgtatgtgttattttgcagaatcctgacacttgaagtttatgggcgggcattggagtcatgtgatcgggaatgaggggaactgaacgtgacagactgggagctggcatctgacagctgcggaggcttgtaaccaaggtaaacatcgggtaacttgcttggatacccgatatttacattggttacgagcgtctgcagctgctaggagccgggctccctgcacacgtaacaaaggtaaacatcgggtatccaagcaagttacccgatgtttaccttggtcacgagcctccgcagctctcaggcgagagagagggagggggagagagagagactgatcacgccaggctggtttctgggcatgctcagtagagcaagcaggatcctgtctatcagcatgccagcgttcacatgcgtttgtgtgtagtatagtcaggatccagcaatttgcagtatttggacgcagctcaaaaacactacaagtagcgtttttgaaaaaagttaaactgcaagtcgctggatcttcactataacgcaggtgaacgcatgttgacgtgagtccattgcaaatgcattgaaatgaaaacgcatttgtactggatccgtttttgcgttaaaacgttcaggacgcatgttaaaaaaaaaaaaaaaaaaaaccaaaacgtagtgtgaaagcagcctaatggagTACTGCACTCCACTATGTCTAGTAGATTCACTCCTATGCTTCATTGGCTATGAAACTGCTTGAGATGGCCCACTGCAGCCCTCAGGTCTCCCCACCACATTCCCATAGACAATTAATCGAGTGGCATTATGCGCTCCATTCAGATGCTTTTCTGCAGAGCTGCAGTATTGCAATCATTGAGTGTCCCAGCAGTTGGGTGAAGGGGAGATTGTGGCAGGATGGAATTGAATCCATATTCAGTCACAAACTCTTGAATAATTACCAGATGCCCACAAATTTGGATGGAGAATCTGCAATGAATCACGGAGTGATCGTCAccttaaggctacgttcacacaactGTCCCgtttttaggctgtgttcacacactgcgttttttacctgcgtttttggtccgtttttggtccgtttttgctgcagaaatttcttgagaaattcttgtaacctttctgcagacattccccagcaaaacctatggcaaaaaaaattagctgtgcacacactgcgtttttttcttaagaaaattctttcagtagattttcttaagaaaaagaatgagcatgtcacttcttttctgcagctaactgcgttttttgccatagataattggcacaataacgcagggagcaaccagcggtaaaaacgcaccaaaaacggacctaaaacggacctaaaacgcaccaaaaacgcaccgaaaacgcggcaaaaacgcaggtgcgtttttggtgcgttttttaacacaggtgcactcttaagaaatttcttaagaaatttcttaagaaaaatcatttttctagtgtgaacatagccttagggtcctgtttttttcacggatgcaaccgTGTGACTTCTGTTCCGTATACGGGccgtgtcatccgtgtgccgtccgtttgttttgcggaccgcaaaaaagtgGAAACTGCTAGATATGGAGGGAGGCATAGCAGATGAGAAAGATATAGCTAGATATTTATttgtggcattaaccccttcacccccggccactaaaacaccctaatgaccgggccattttttgcaattctgaccagtgtcacttctctggaacgcttcaacggatcctggcgattctgagattttttttgtgacatattgtacttcatgtcagtggtaaatttaggctgatattttttgcgtttatttgtgaaaatgtaggaaattttgcaaaaattttgaaaatttctcaattttcaaattttgaaaatttatgcctataaatctgagaaatatgtcacacaaactagttactaaataacatttcccacatgtctactttgcatcagcgcaattttctaaacaaaatttttttaagttagaaggggtcaaagttaatcagcaatttctcatttttccaacaaaatttacaaaagaatttttttttagggaccacatcacatttgaggtgactttgagaggccgaggtgacagaaaatagccaaaagtgaccccattctaaaatctgcacccctcactctgctcaaaaccacatccaagaagtttattaaccctttaggtgcttcacagcaaccaaagcaatgtggaaggaaaaaatgaaaattttactttttaacacaaaaatgttactttagccataaaattttaattttcacaaggcagAAAAGAGAGAGTGcactctacaatttattgtgcattttctcctgagtacgctgataccccatatgtggtaaaaaatcaattgtttgggcgtacggcagagttcgaaagggaaggagcgccatttgaatacaaaattagctgcactcattagcagacgccatgtcgggtttgaagaccccctgaggtgcctaaacaatggagctaccccacaattgaccccattttagaaactagagccctcaaatattttttctagatgtttggtgagcactttgaacccctgggggcttcacagaagtttataacgttgagccgtgaaaagaaaacattttttttaccacaaaactgttgcttcaactaggtagcttttttttcacaagggtatcagtaaaaaatgcaacataaaatgtattgtgcattttctcctgagtacgcagatacctcatatgtggtggaaatcaaatgtttgtgcACACGGGAGGACTCGGAAGGCAAAGaacgctatttgaatttttgagtgcaaaataagctgcactcattagcggacgccatgtcgggtttgaagacccccctgaggtacctaaacaatggagctcccccaaatgtgacctcattttggaaactagagccctcaaataatttttctagatgtttggtgagcactttgaacacctgggggcttcacagaagtttataacgttgagccgtgaaaagaaaaaaataaaattatcactaaactgttgcttcaactaggtagctttttttttcacaagggtatcagtaaaaaatgcaccatgaaatttatagtgcattttttcctgagtaagacgatacctcgtatgtggtggaaagtaattatttgggcgcatggcggggctcagaagagagcaccatttgacagcaaaattggttggaatcattagctgacgtaatgttgcatttggagacccccctgaagtgcctaaacaatggagctcccccacaagtgaccccattttggaactagacccctcaaggaatttatctagatgtttagcgagccccaaggggctccacacaagttgataatgttgagccatgaatacaatttttttttttgttcaccacaaaactgttacttgaaccacgtagctttttttttttttcacaagggtatcaggaaaaaatgtaccataaaacgtattgtgcaatttctcctgagtacgacgatacctcatatgtggtggaaagtaattgtttgggcgcatggcagggctcagaagagaaagcgcaccatttgacagcaaatttGGTTGGAATCAtttgcggacgccatgtcatgtttggagaccccctatggtgcctaaacagtggagctccctcacaagtgaccccatcccctcaaggaaattatctagatgtttggtgagccccttgcacccccaggagcttcacagaagttaacgttgaaccgtgaaatttttctttttttttttaccacaatttttgcatcaaccaggtagctttttttttttttttttttacaacggtatcaggaaaaactgcaccataaaatgtattgtgcaatttttcctgagtacgcagatacctcatatgtggtggaaataaattgtttgggcgcatggtggggctcagaagagaaggaacgccatttgacttttcaaacgcacagacgcggtgcactgatcgactgctgcaggacgcacattcggatgggatacaaaaagcgtcggtgatacggaaaaaaaagaatgagcagggatgccgatccgttatgtgcatccctgatcagcgctcggcgggacgcactgaCAGatacgatacaaaaagcgtcgcgaagacagaaaagtcacgccaaaaattgaccacggatgcagatccgttatttgCATccttgatcagtgctcggcgggacgcacggacagatgaggtgtaaaaatggacaggataaaaaaaaaagttatactcacagtacccagaggagtagcaggaggaacagaaggcaagcgagatagacatctgtacaggagcagcaggcaggacgttggacagatcagcagaagacccaggaagaaggacccagagatggaggcagatgtgatcgggccggtgaaggcaggtaagtggacgtcaaggggaggggggagagcagaggggggggggggggcgcaggagagcagaggggggataccggagaagcaaggaaggaagcagaatagagatgacagaggaggcaggcagatcgcagggggagcagatcgggatgtcggggggcagatcgaggAGTGGGGGGGCTGACcgcggggggcaggggccataacgggagcgcgcaggggccataacgggagcgcgcacgggctgcaaggggagtggaatactcacgtggagaAGGTGCAGAAGTGGTGACAAAAGCGGCGGCGgtagtggcgtggtaccacaagtaccagccactccacgctgcagacatgttgggggaggctccccagaccagcacaggcctggggagggcggccacctgcagatcagaccgcccccactgcacactgattggagcgattgcgtgtcattgcacgatcgctccaatcagtgctgcaggggctgggggcgacatgtttgagatccacctatgatctgctgtagttgctacggcatctcatagcaggatctcatagtatcgcactaattcgggcattatttttgccgaaatcagtgcgaatgttggggttggcggttcagatttgaacagccattcACCTTGATCGTCGATGGtggttggcgatgccacccccctggggtcaagcaaaggtcccctgctgtaagaaacagcaggggacatcatttgaaagccgttgctatggccacggcaatcaaatgaagtttaggccgtaaaattacgtccctggtcgttaagtcacgttaaaataggacgtaattttactgcccgcggacgtgaaggggttaaagggtgctTGGCCTTGTatttagtttaaaaaaataaatgattaaaaaaaacgacatggggtcccccctattttttgtagccagctcgggtaaagcagactcctgcagaccacagctgacagcttcaccttggctggtaatccaaaacagagggcaccccacgctgttattttaaattaaataaatttaaaacaaacgtggggtcccccccaaattgcatcaccagccaaggtaaagcggacagctgtggtctggtattctcagacttaggaggtccgcggttctttacctccccagcctaaaaataggccgcagccgccccagaagtggcgcatccattagatacgccgattctggtgctttgccccatcTCATCcgatgccctggtgtgatggcaaacggggtaatatatggggctgataccagctgtgtaatatcacctggaatcaagccctggggttagtgatctcacggtgtctatcagataccagacatcacaaacccagtcagtaatgagaaaaatttgtctttttttttttttttttaatactccccaaaacattccctctttcaccaatttattggaaaggaaAATCAAATCTGGGTGCCGCGTAATCCAATTAGGAGTCCCACGATGATCTATAatcactgttccagtcaatgaacaGAATGACTTgttttgagtcacggtccgttattagaataggacatgttccataataacggaacagacatacggcatccgatctgtgttttttttgtttttttttttttgtaggaactgatggctCATGGAAGTGCTatcgcagtgatggcgaacctgtggcactccagctgttgcaaaactacaattcccatcatgcctggccattcaaagcaaaagctttggctgtgaagacatgatgggaattgtagttttgcaacagctggagtgccataggttcgccatcactgtgctatcgtgtgccatccgatcctacacaagacattgaaaagatagtactgtcagtaggtccgcaaaaagatAGGAACTGACCAGTACAGACGGAAcagtcatctgaatgagccctaaggggTTGTCAACCTCTTACAACATGACCTCTTTCTGTATTGAACCATGGGTCACAATCCTGGTGAGGATAGCCCTGATGGAGAACTCACTACTTCTGGAGATTACTCTACTATATTACATGGCCAGCATTTTAAATTAAAATTAGTGTATATGTCCATTCTTGGATTATGGATGTAGTTCTACCCCAACATTATATATGAGCAGTTTATATATGTCATTACAAGATCTGGAAGAAGTTTATCCATCTATTAAATGTTATGGTTTTGAGGAATACTGCTTGCTGCCATTTATTTGCTGAAACGAGAAAATTGCTGCATCCTTTAAGTGGCAACTGAGGCATGGACATCCCCGCAGTATCTGGACAGAGATGCTGTCTGGAGGTGGATGCTGGGGGCTGTAGGCCAAACTGTTGTGCACCACTGCTCTACTACCAGTATGGTTCCTGTTAGGAAGGGAATCAGCCAAATGTAAGTTGTAATGACATAAGCGACATTTCACTTTTTGTCCTTATTTACACATGGTATTCTAGTGTTTCATGCATTGACCATtgtcgtggttttttttttttttcctttttccctttcCCCTTTAGGATAAAGGACTGTAAATGGCAAGAGAAAAATATAGTAGTTATGGAAGATGTAGTTATATCGCCACCGTACCAAGTGGAAAACTGCAAAGGCAAAGAAGGCAGCGCACTAAGCCATGTTCGGAAAGTAGTAAGTTACTGTTCTCAGATTAGCTCTCACTTTATCACTCTGTATGTGCTGCTTGGTCTTTCAACAACCTTTTCAGATTCTAAAGACTGTCGTGGCTAATCATGATGATCACCTATCCATTGGATAGATCATATGTATCAGATCTGATGGTGGCTGGATGTCAACCTTGAATGGCGCTGAAAAGTGTGACTCCATTTACTGTACTAACTGCAGTCAGCGCCTATTCTCAAATGCTAAATTTCAGTTCTTGGTAGTAGGGACTACGTAGTTGGATCGGCAGAATGAGTGGACAGCAGTACTTGCTTGGGTGGACACCACAGCGCCCTTACACCCTCGTCATGAACTGCTGTATGTAAAGACTTATGCaattatacaatgtgtccacccatatcctgtccaccgccactaacttgagaacggcggtagctataggcatagaagtggtgtctaggtatagtaaagtagccatgcgctacgcaatgaaaccacctatagtgccacctggtggaaaacaacggagttagcattttgtctcaaacggaacgagatggagaaaaaagtgaataaaaaaattgtagtgcatcatcaattcaatacgaatcgacaccttgcatacagaaatgctatgatatgaaaccatgacaccccccccccccccccaatacattgaatgctggtcacgcaaatggcgctcatttaactttgatgctcaaagtgaccaccgtcagctgcaatgcacatctgaaccctggacagcatactgtatcttgctgcacgttgtgcaatatggtaggtgacacgtttgcacaagtatctgtgatacgtcgtcgtaggtcctgcaatgttggtggaggggtcgcataccccTGCTGttcgatgtgacctcacagaaagaagtccagtggggtcaggtcaggtgagcgtggaggccactccatgcagccgccATACCCGATGACTTGtacgaaggtctccatgaggtatcgcttcacgtccgcagccttgtgagttttacacgttctaatcatagcatttctgtatgtcgaTTCATatttgatgccctacaactttgaaattcacttttttttttttttctctctcgttccgttttccagataaaaatgctaactccgttgttttccaccaggtggcgctataggtggtttcattgcgtagcacatggctactttactataccttgacaccacttctatgcctatagctgccgccgttctcaaggtaatggcagtggacacactgtatgtgagAAGAATGGTATGTGTTTAGCAGATCCTTTTCTAATTTTAATCTAATCTTTTAGGTTGAAAAACACTTTAGAGACTTGGAAAGTCAGAAGGGGCTGCAGAGAAATGCAATCCAAGCATCACAGAAGGAAACCAGCACGTCCTCCTGAGTGCTCAGCCACGTCGGCCTGGCCGCCCCAGAGCTGCCTGCTCTTAATTCCACTATGGTGGGATCCGTGCAAAGAGCTAAAGAGGAAGGGGTGGCCGTCATAGGGTTCGGGGCAAGTAGGGGGGTGGAACGGGGTGGTATGGGTAGCTTTTATTTCCGGACTAGTCCCTCTTAACCCCTTCCTACAATGGCCACTTTAATCCTGGATTTTGTATAGAGGGGGTTGAGGGGATGCAAAGCTATAAAGGACCCCATGGGGACcccattattatattttttttttcttttctttttttttttttttcttttttcccctccCATTTGCCAGTCCGGCTCTAATTCAGGATTTTCCCCAAGGTTGAATTTCTCCCACAACAGTGTTATTttctccaacttttttttttttttgtaatatttacTTTGTCTTTATTTGTGTTTCTGTTATGTTATGTTGCTGGGGGAAATCTTCAACCCTTTTCCAGCCCCTGGGACCAGGCGGTGCTTGGCATAGCTCCCTATGGCTGTAAGAGGGTTATAAAATTGCCTGTAAAAAGGAGAACAAAAactttaagaaaaacaaaaaaaatccaaaaaaacaaacaaaaaaaaaaattcaaaaaaaataAAAG containing:
- the LSM12 gene encoding protein LSM12, which encodes MEESFKSSAIQTHEPCHCISFVQLASRARLEKEEKMSQAYAISAGVSVDGQQLFQTIHKTIKDCKWQEKNIVVMEDVVISPPYQVENCKGKEGSALSHVRKVVEKHFRDLESQKGLQRNAIQASQKETSTSS